A single genomic interval of Mycolicibacterium sp. MU0053 harbors:
- a CDS encoding ABC transporter permease, with the protein MAVTASTRAQTPAGGPAARPVAPRARRTFSPRRTAASVWRPLILVIALVAGWWAVTEAQLVAPYILPSPADTWNAAADNVGYLAQHTWVTTWETVAGFVIAAVLGVFMAVVMVYSTSLEKTVYPLILFAQVIPKIAVAPLFIVWLGFGPSPKILVAVLMAFFPIVISGLAGMRSVDPEILELTSTMGASRFKTFCKVRLPAALPQLMSGLKVAATLAVTGAVVGEFVGANEGLGYVILQANGNIDTAMLFAALIIMSMLGILMFAIIEIAERLLIPWHSSRRIVNSAAV; encoded by the coding sequence ATGGCGGTAACCGCTTCGACTCGCGCCCAGACACCGGCGGGCGGCCCGGCCGCCCGGCCCGTCGCCCCACGGGCGCGGCGGACCTTCTCCCCACGCCGCACCGCGGCTTCGGTGTGGCGGCCGCTGATCCTCGTCATCGCCCTGGTGGCCGGCTGGTGGGCGGTTACCGAGGCCCAGCTGGTGGCCCCCTACATCCTGCCGTCGCCCGCCGATACCTGGAATGCCGCCGCGGACAACGTCGGCTACCTGGCACAGCACACCTGGGTGACGACGTGGGAGACGGTGGCCGGCTTCGTGATCGCCGCCGTCCTCGGCGTGTTCATGGCGGTGGTGATGGTCTACTCCACGAGCCTGGAGAAAACGGTCTACCCCCTCATCCTCTTCGCCCAGGTGATCCCCAAGATCGCCGTCGCGCCGCTGTTCATCGTGTGGTTGGGCTTCGGTCCCTCGCCGAAGATCCTGGTCGCCGTGCTCATGGCGTTCTTCCCGATCGTCATCTCGGGGCTGGCCGGGATGCGGTCGGTGGACCCGGAGATCCTGGAACTCACCTCCACGATGGGCGCCAGCCGGTTCAAGACCTTCTGCAAGGTCCGGCTGCCGGCCGCACTGCCCCAGCTGATGTCCGGGCTCAAGGTCGCCGCCACCCTCGCGGTCACCGGTGCGGTGGTCGGCGAATTCGTCGGCGCCAATGAAGGGCTCGGCTATGTCATCCTGCAGGCGAACGGAAATATCGACACCGCAATGCTTTTCGCGGCGCTGATCATCATGTCGATGCTCGGGATCCTGATGTTCGCGATCATCGAGATCGCTGAACGCCTGCTCATCCCCTGGCATTCATCGCGGCGCATCGTCAATTCCGCCGCCGTGTGA
- a CDS encoding Gfo/Idh/MocA family protein, which produces MSASPGSGRTKLRIAMNGVTGRMGYRQHLLRSILPLRDTGLLLEDGRRVEVEPILVGRNADKLAEIAAAHGVEGWTTDLASVIADPTVEVYFDAQVTSRRMAALTAAIKAGKNVYTEKPTAETLSEAVELARMAENAGVVAGVVHDKLYLPGLVKLRRLVDEGFFGRILSMRGEFGYWVFEGDGQPAQRPSWNYRAEDGGGITVDMFCHWNYVMEGLLGAVEAVTARTVTHVPTRWDEQGRPYDATADDAAYGIFEIEGGIIAQINSSWAVRVYRDELVEFQVDGTHGSAVAGLRRCVAQQRAHTPKPVWNPDLPVTETFRDQWLEVPANADLDNGFKLQWEEYLRDVVAGRPHRFGLLSAARGVQLAELGLRSSAEGRRIVVPEIEL; this is translated from the coding sequence ATGTCTGCATCTCCCGGCTCCGGCCGCACCAAACTCCGTATCGCGATGAATGGCGTGACCGGCCGGATGGGCTACCGCCAACATCTGCTGCGGTCCATCCTGCCGTTGCGTGACACCGGACTGCTGCTCGAGGACGGCCGCAGGGTCGAGGTGGAACCGATCCTGGTCGGCCGCAACGCCGACAAGCTCGCCGAAATCGCCGCCGCCCACGGCGTCGAAGGCTGGACCACCGACCTGGCATCGGTGATCGCCGATCCGACGGTGGAGGTGTACTTCGACGCGCAGGTCACCTCTCGGCGGATGGCTGCCCTGACCGCGGCGATCAAGGCGGGCAAGAACGTCTACACCGAGAAGCCGACTGCCGAAACACTCAGCGAAGCAGTGGAACTCGCGCGGATGGCCGAGAACGCCGGCGTCGTCGCCGGGGTGGTGCACGACAAGCTCTATCTGCCGGGTTTGGTCAAGCTGCGCCGGCTCGTCGACGAGGGCTTCTTCGGGCGCATCCTGTCGATGCGCGGCGAATTCGGCTACTGGGTGTTCGAGGGGGACGGCCAGCCGGCCCAACGTCCGAGTTGGAACTACCGCGCCGAGGACGGCGGCGGCATCACCGTGGACATGTTCTGCCATTGGAACTACGTGATGGAGGGGCTGCTCGGCGCCGTCGAGGCGGTGACCGCCCGCACCGTCACCCACGTCCCGACCCGCTGGGACGAGCAGGGCCGACCCTACGACGCCACCGCCGACGACGCGGCCTACGGCATCTTCGAGATCGAGGGCGGCATCATCGCGCAGATCAACTCGTCGTGGGCGGTCCGGGTGTACCGCGACGAACTCGTCGAATTCCAGGTCGACGGCACCCACGGCTCCGCGGTCGCCGGACTGCGACGCTGTGTCGCCCAGCAGCGCGCCCACACGCCCAAACCCGTTTGGAATCCCGATCTTCCAGTGACCGAGACGTTCCGCGACCAGTGGCTCGAGGTGCCCGCGAACGCCGACTTGGACAACGGTTTCAAACTGCAGTGGGAGGAGTACCTGCGCGACGTGGTCGCGGGTCGCCCGCACCGGTTCGGCCTGCTGTCGGCCGCGCGCGGAGTGCAGTTGGCCGAGCTGGGGCTGCGCAGCTCGGCCGAGGGCCGGCGCATCGTTGTCCCGGAGATCGAGCTGTGA
- a CDS encoding LacI family DNA-binding transcriptional regulator — translation MAAVTLQDVAQRAGVSQATASRVLNGSSRVPGEDVADRVRTAARELGYVPNAQAQALARASTGLLGLVVHDIADPYFSSIVRGAQAAARAAAKQVLLASTDRDFDIERESVSTFIAHRADAIVLAGSRQSGHLDRELEAEFERYRANGGRLVVIGQPLAYGGAVEPENQAAAAELAEALMDAGHRQFAVIGGPGSIRTAVDRRNGFVEALCRRGLSTVVEVSGDFTRDGGYSAARRLAAALQLEPGAAAAPVCVFAVTDVMAIGAIAAWRELGLQVPRDVCIAGFDDIPTLRDHTPSLTTVALPLERIGARAVELALHGAGDIDDLRERVPGRVLLRDSTRLD, via the coding sequence ATGGCGGCGGTAACCCTGCAGGACGTGGCGCAGCGGGCCGGAGTGTCCCAGGCCACCGCATCGCGCGTGCTCAACGGCTCGAGCCGGGTGCCGGGCGAGGATGTCGCGGATCGGGTCCGCACCGCCGCGCGCGAACTCGGCTACGTCCCCAACGCCCAGGCGCAGGCACTGGCGCGGGCCTCGACGGGACTGCTGGGCCTGGTCGTCCACGACATCGCCGACCCCTACTTTTCGTCGATCGTGCGCGGCGCGCAGGCCGCGGCGCGCGCCGCGGCCAAGCAGGTGCTGCTGGCCAGCACCGACCGGGACTTCGACATCGAACGCGAATCGGTCAGCACCTTCATCGCCCACCGCGCCGACGCGATCGTACTGGCCGGCTCGCGCCAGAGCGGGCATTTGGACCGCGAACTGGAAGCCGAGTTCGAGCGCTACCGCGCCAACGGCGGACGGTTGGTCGTCATCGGCCAGCCATTGGCATACGGCGGCGCTGTCGAGCCCGAGAACCAGGCCGCCGCAGCGGAATTGGCCGAGGCACTGATGGACGCCGGACATCGCCAATTCGCGGTGATCGGCGGCCCGGGCAGCATCCGCACCGCGGTCGATCGCCGCAACGGATTCGTCGAGGCCCTCTGCCGACGGGGGCTTTCCACGGTCGTGGAGGTCTCGGGCGACTTCACCCGCGACGGCGGGTACTCCGCGGCCCGTCGGCTGGCCGCCGCGCTGCAGCTCGAACCCGGCGCCGCGGCCGCGCCGGTGTGCGTCTTCGCCGTCACCGACGTGATGGCGATCGGCGCCATCGCCGCCTGGCGCGAGCTGGGCCTGCAGGTGCCGCGTGATGTGTGCATTGCCGGCTTCGACGACATCCCCACGCTGCGGGACCACACCCCGAGCCTGACGACCGTCGCGCTCCCGCTCGAGCGGATCGGTGCGCGTGCCGTCGAGCTCGCACTTCACGGCGCCGGCGACATCGATGACCTGCGTGAACGCGTACCCGGACGGGTCCTGCTGCGGGACAGCACCCGTCTGGACTGA
- a CDS encoding ABC transporter substrate-binding protein, whose product MIVTRPRLTAVAAAAAAMLALAGCGSGAENTAATAGSTAPATLMLNWYPYGEHAPFYYGVQEGIFAKHGIDLQVDAGQGSTKTAQAVGSSKVDFGWADAPAVLSNIDKGVDIKSAGVFLQTTPSAVQVFADSGIETPQDLSGRTIAVSAGDAPTTTFPIYLEKVGVAEDQVTQQSLDAAGKMAAMLAGRVDGLIGFSHDQGPTVADKSGRDVHYLRYSDAGLNFYSNGLIANTATIEGDPELVQSMVDATSEAFAAAVADPDAAVEAMVGKDPQMPPREVLLEQWKQTIPLLSTPATTDQAPGFNAPEDWTTTVTTLTEAGLLESARDPGVYWDASFAPKAEQ is encoded by the coding sequence ATGATCGTCACCCGACCCCGTCTCACGGCCGTAGCCGCGGCCGCCGCCGCGATGCTGGCGCTGGCAGGCTGCGGTAGCGGCGCCGAGAACACCGCGGCCACAGCGGGTTCCACCGCCCCGGCCACGCTGATGTTGAACTGGTATCCGTACGGTGAGCACGCCCCGTTCTACTACGGCGTGCAGGAGGGCATCTTCGCCAAGCACGGCATCGACCTGCAGGTCGACGCCGGCCAGGGCTCCACCAAGACCGCGCAGGCGGTGGGCTCGTCGAAGGTCGACTTCGGCTGGGCCGACGCACCCGCGGTGCTGAGCAACATCGACAAGGGCGTCGACATCAAGAGCGCGGGAGTCTTCCTGCAGACGACACCGTCGGCCGTGCAAGTGTTCGCCGACTCCGGGATCGAGACCCCGCAGGATCTTTCGGGCCGCACCATCGCGGTGTCCGCCGGCGACGCCCCGACCACCACGTTCCCGATCTATCTCGAAAAGGTCGGCGTCGCCGAGGATCAGGTGACCCAGCAGAGCCTGGACGCCGCGGGCAAGATGGCCGCCATGCTGGCCGGCCGGGTCGACGGGCTGATCGGCTTCTCCCACGACCAGGGCCCCACCGTTGCCGACAAGAGCGGCCGGGACGTGCATTACCTGCGTTACTCCGATGCGGGCCTGAACTTCTACAGCAACGGCCTGATCGCCAACACCGCCACCATCGAGGGTGACCCGGAACTGGTGCAATCGATGGTCGACGCGACCAGCGAGGCGTTCGCCGCGGCCGTCGCCGACCCCGACGCCGCGGTCGAGGCGATGGTCGGCAAGGATCCGCAGATGCCGCCGCGCGAGGTGCTGCTCGAACAGTGGAAACAGACCATCCCGCTGCTGTCCACCCCCGCCACCACCGATCAGGCGCCCGGCTTCAACGCCCCCGAGGACTGGACCACCACCGTCACCACCTTGACCGAGGCCGGACTGCTGGAGTCGGCGAGAGACCCCGGTGTTTACTGGGACGCGTCGTTCGCGCCCAAGGCCGAGCAGTAG
- a CDS encoding DHH family phosphoesterase: protein MTAIEPTADTALVGTRVDARGAADVLDRAETIVVVAHVYPDADTIGAGLALAQVLEQADKDVVVSFAAPAVLPESLQSLPGGHLLARPEQVHPHPDLVVTVDIPSVNRLGGLRALLDRDEHGARPEVLVIDHHASNQLFGSANYVDPSADSTTLLIAELLDAWDKPIDKFVAHCLYAGLITDTGSFRWASPRAHRLAARLVELGVDNAAISRTLLDTHPFSWLPMLARVLSSAQLIPEALDGSGLVYAVVAHHEWVDARPEEVESIVDIVRTAQQAEVSVVFKEIEPEHWSVSMRAKSYDLSTVATGFGGGGHRLAAGYSTTGTVAEVVRELRAALG, encoded by the coding sequence GTGACGGCGATCGAACCGACGGCTGACACAGCCCTGGTAGGAACCCGCGTCGACGCGCGCGGGGCCGCAGACGTGCTCGACCGCGCCGAGACCATCGTCGTCGTCGCGCATGTGTATCCCGACGCCGACACCATCGGCGCGGGCCTGGCGTTGGCGCAGGTGCTCGAGCAGGCGGACAAGGACGTGGTGGTCAGCTTTGCCGCGCCGGCGGTGCTGCCGGAGTCGCTGCAGAGCCTGCCCGGCGGGCATCTGCTGGCACGCCCGGAACAGGTGCATCCGCACCCCGACCTGGTGGTCACCGTCGACATCCCCAGCGTCAACCGCCTCGGCGGACTGCGCGCGCTGCTGGATCGCGACGAGCACGGTGCGCGGCCCGAGGTGCTCGTCATCGACCACCACGCGTCCAACCAGCTGTTCGGCTCGGCCAACTACGTCGACCCGTCGGCCGATTCGACGACGCTGCTGATCGCGGAGTTGCTGGATGCCTGGGACAAACCGATCGACAAGTTCGTCGCGCACTGCCTGTACGCGGGGCTGATCACCGACACCGGATCGTTTCGCTGGGCCAGCCCGCGGGCGCACCGGCTCGCGGCCCGGCTGGTCGAACTCGGCGTCGACAACGCCGCGATCAGCCGCACGCTGCTCGACACCCACCCGTTCTCCTGGCTGCCGATGCTGGCGCGGGTGCTGTCCTCGGCGCAGCTGATCCCCGAGGCGCTGGACGGCAGCGGTCTCGTCTACGCCGTCGTCGCCCACCACGAGTGGGTCGACGCGCGGCCGGAGGAGGTCGAGAGCATCGTCGACATCGTCCGCACCGCCCAACAGGCCGAGGTCTCGGTGGTGTTCAAGGAGATCGAACCGGAACACTGGTCGGTGTCGATGCGCGCCAAGTCCTACGACCTGTCCACCGTGGCAACGGGATTCGGTGGTGGCGGCCATCGGCTCGCCGCGGGCTATTCGACGACGGGCACCGTGGCCGAGGTGGTCAGGGAGTTGCGTGCGGCCCTCGGGTGA
- a CDS encoding ABC transporter ATP-binding protein, whose protein sequence is MTAATLPRPKTTVTEDAIAIDDLNVTFSSKRGTVTALQDINLRVADGEFVSIAGPSGCGKSTLLKVIAGLTDSTSGEVRLRGNPVRGPQREIGYVFQRAALLEWRSVRRNVLLQAEMRGMPRKLAQQRCDYLIEMTGLSGFESALPHELSGGMQQRVSLCRALLHEPDVLLMDEPFGALDALTREKMNVELHRIWRETGTTVVLVTHSVAEAVYLANRVVVMSPRPGRIAETLGVDLPAERAYGETMERPAFIKVANRVRDLLGSPTAAD, encoded by the coding sequence ATGACCGCCGCAACACTCCCCCGACCGAAGACCACTGTGACCGAAGACGCCATCGCGATCGACGACCTCAACGTCACCTTCTCCTCCAAGCGCGGCACCGTGACCGCCCTGCAGGACATCAACCTGCGGGTGGCCGACGGCGAGTTCGTCTCCATCGCCGGACCGTCGGGCTGCGGTAAGTCGACGCTGCTCAAGGTCATCGCCGGGCTGACCGACTCGACCTCCGGCGAGGTGCGCCTGCGGGGCAACCCGGTCCGCGGACCGCAACGCGAGATCGGCTACGTGTTCCAGCGCGCCGCGCTGCTGGAATGGCGTTCGGTCCGGCGCAACGTGTTGCTGCAGGCGGAGATGCGGGGCATGCCGCGCAAGCTCGCCCAGCAACGCTGCGACTACCTGATCGAGATGACCGGCCTCAGCGGATTCGAGAGCGCGCTGCCGCATGAGCTGTCCGGCGGTATGCAGCAACGTGTTTCGTTGTGTCGGGCACTCCTGCACGAACCGGATGTGCTGCTGATGGACGAACCCTTCGGCGCGCTCGACGCGTTGACCCGGGAGAAGATGAACGTCGAGTTGCATCGCATCTGGCGCGAGACGGGCACCACCGTCGTCCTGGTGACGCACTCGGTCGCCGAGGCGGTGTACCTGGCAAACCGCGTGGTGGTGATGAGCCCGCGCCCGGGACGCATCGCGGAGACGCTGGGCGTCGACCTGCCCGCCGAACGTGCCTACGGCGAGACGATGGAACGCCCGGCGTTCATCAAGGTGGCCAACCGGGTGCGTGATCTACTCGGTAGCCCCACCGCCGCAGACTGA
- the rbfA gene encoding 30S ribosome-binding factor RbfA, protein MADPARAKRLAKRISTIVASAIEYEIKDPRLAGVTITDAKVTGDLHDATLYYTVLGRSLDEEPDYVGAAAALESAKGVLRTKVGAGTGVRYTPTLAFERDTVPDAAHRMEELLARARAADADLARVREGAKPAGEADPYRVTGVEGNEGAQPTEPEDTGDGDRTDG, encoded by the coding sequence ATGGCCGATCCCGCGCGGGCGAAACGGCTGGCCAAGCGGATCTCGACGATCGTCGCCTCGGCAATCGAGTACGAGATCAAGGATCCGCGGCTGGCAGGCGTCACGATCACCGACGCCAAGGTGACCGGTGATCTGCACGACGCCACGCTGTACTACACCGTGCTGGGCCGCAGCCTCGACGAGGAACCCGACTACGTCGGGGCGGCGGCCGCACTGGAGAGCGCCAAGGGCGTGCTGCGGACGAAAGTCGGTGCGGGAACCGGAGTTCGGTACACCCCCACGCTGGCCTTCGAGCGCGACACCGTGCCGGATGCCGCCCATCGGATGGAGGAGTTGCTGGCCCGGGCGCGGGCCGCCGACGCCGACCTGGCCCGGGTTCGCGAGGGTGCCAAACCGGCGGGGGAGGCCGACCCGTACCGTGTCACTGGGGTGGAGGGCAACGAGGGAGCCCAACCGACCGAACCCGAGGACACCGGTGACGGCGATCGAACCGACGGCTGA
- a CDS encoding MATE family efflux transporter: MRPSGDPEAPSSRTIAGLALPALGVLAAEPLYLLFDLAVVGRLGALALAGLAIGGLILSLVASQGTFLSYGTTARSARHYGAGDRPAALHEGVQATWLAVGLGLLIIAVVEAFAAPVVTVIAGSDDIAEAALPWLRIAILGAPAILISLAGNGWMRGVQDTVRPLRYVIIGFALSAVLCPLLVYGWLGLPRLELAGSAVANVCGQWLAAALFCRALLVERVRLRPDPAVLRSQTVMGRDLLLRSLAFQACFVSAAAVAARFGAAAVAAHQVVLQLWSFLALALDSLAIAAQALVGAALGAGRPGHAKAVAGRVTVFSTAAATVLAAVMGAGATVLPKVFTTDQSVLDYIGVPWWFLVAQLPVAGIVFALDGVLLGAGDAKFMRNATLASALLGFLPLIWLSLAFGWGLWGIWAGLSTFMVLRLVFVGVRTLSGRWAV; the protein is encoded by the coding sequence GTGCGGCCCTCGGGTGACCCGGAGGCGCCGTCGAGCCGTACCATCGCCGGGCTGGCACTGCCGGCCCTCGGGGTGCTGGCCGCCGAACCGTTGTACCTGCTGTTCGACCTCGCGGTGGTGGGCCGCCTCGGTGCGCTCGCCCTCGCGGGCCTGGCCATCGGCGGGTTGATCCTCTCGTTGGTGGCCTCGCAGGGCACCTTCCTGTCCTACGGGACCACCGCCCGTTCGGCGCGGCACTACGGCGCCGGCGACCGCCCGGCCGCGCTGCACGAGGGGGTCCAGGCCACCTGGCTGGCGGTCGGGCTGGGGCTGCTGATCATCGCCGTGGTGGAGGCCTTCGCCGCGCCGGTGGTCACCGTCATCGCCGGTTCCGACGACATCGCCGAGGCCGCGTTGCCGTGGCTGCGCATCGCGATCCTGGGCGCGCCGGCGATCCTGATCTCGTTGGCCGGCAACGGCTGGATGCGTGGCGTCCAGGACACCGTGCGGCCGCTGCGGTACGTGATCATCGGCTTCGCGCTGTCGGCGGTGCTGTGTCCGTTGTTGGTGTACGGCTGGCTGGGGTTGCCGCGCCTGGAGTTGGCCGGCTCCGCGGTGGCCAATGTGTGCGGGCAGTGGTTGGCCGCGGCGCTGTTCTGCCGGGCGTTGCTCGTCGAGCGGGTGCGGCTGCGTCCCGATCCGGCGGTGCTGCGGTCGCAGACCGTGATGGGTCGGGACCTGTTGTTGCGGTCGTTGGCCTTTCAGGCCTGTTTCGTCTCGGCGGCCGCGGTCGCGGCGCGCTTCGGTGCGGCCGCAGTGGCCGCCCATCAGGTGGTGCTGCAGCTGTGGAGCTTTCTGGCGCTGGCGTTGGATTCGTTGGCGATCGCCGCCCAGGCACTGGTGGGCGCCGCTCTCGGCGCCGGTCGCCCCGGGCATGCCAAGGCGGTGGCCGGGCGCGTGACGGTGTTCTCCACCGCGGCCGCGACGGTGCTGGCGGCGGTGATGGGGGCCGGCGCCACGGTGCTGCCCAAGGTGTTCACCACCGATCAGTCGGTGTTGGACTACATCGGGGTGCCGTGGTGGTTCCTGGTGGCCCAATTACCGGTGGCCGGAATCGTTTTCGCACTCGACGGGGTGCTGCTGGGCGCAGGCGACGCCAAGTTCATGCGCAACGCCACCCTGGCCAGCGCTCTGCTGGGGTTCCTGCCGCTGATCTGGCTGTCGCTGGCCTTCGGCTGGGGCCTGTGGGGGATCTGGGCCGGGCTGTCGACGTTCATGGTGTTGCGCCTGGTCTTCGTCGGCGTGCGCACCCTCTCGGGCCGCTGGGCCGTCTAG